The following coding sequences are from one Archocentrus centrarchus isolate MPI-CPG fArcCen1 chromosome 4, fArcCen1, whole genome shotgun sequence window:
- the polr2eb gene encoding DNA-directed RNA polymerases I, II, and III subunit RPABC1 yields the protein MDDEEETYRLWKIRKTIMQLCHDRGYLVTQDELDQTLEEFKSQFGDKPSEGRPRRTDLTVLVAHNDDPTDQMFVFFPEEPKVGIKTIKMYCQRMQEENITRAIIVVQMGMTPSAKQSLVDMAPKYILEQFLQQELLINITEHELVPEHIVMTKEEVTELLARYKLKESQLPRIQAGDPVARYFGLKRGQVVKIIRPSETAGRYITYRLVQ from the exons ATGGATGACGAGGAGGAAACATACAGGCTTTGGAAGATCCGAAAAACAATTATGCAG CTCTGCCATGATAGAGGCTATCTGGTGACACAAGATGAGTTGGACCAGACACTGGAAGAGTTCAAGAGTCAGTTTGGAGACAAGCCCAGCGAGGGGCGTCCCCGACGTACAGATCTCACCGTCCTGGTGGCACACAATGATGACCCCACAGACcagatgtttgttttctttcctg aggagcccAAGGTTGGGATCAAGACAATTAAAATGTACTGTCAGAGGATGCAGGAGGAGAACATCACACGGGCAATCATTGTTGTTCAGATGGGCATGACACCCTCAGCAAAACAG TCTCTAGTCGACATGGCGCCCAAATACATATTGGAGCAGTTTCTACAACAGGAGCTGCTGATTAACATCACAGAGCACGAG CTTGTCCCAGAGCACATTGTCATGACAAAAGAGGAAGTGACTGAACTTCTGGCAAGATA taaattaaaagaaagccaGTTGCCGAGGATTCAGGCCGGGGACCCTGTGGCTCGTTACTTTGGCTTGAAAAGAGGACAG GTTGTGAAGATCATCAGACCcagtgaaacagctggaagGTATATCACATACAGACTGGTCCAGTGA